Proteins from one Meriones unguiculatus strain TT.TT164.6M chromosome 10, Bangor_MerUng_6.1, whole genome shotgun sequence genomic window:
- the Kifc3 gene encoding kinesin-like protein KIFC3 isoform X4 codes for MCYLNKPQAGCSEKTFIGWGAGAQLERVYGGLGACRDRPARHPQEVAEPRAMVPSRRTWNLGATPSLRGLWRVGRVQEPKPGMARPAPASPAARPFPHTGPGRLRTGRGKDILTGGEEDSTARSTARPSLAQCRALSVDWPRPRSPHRLYLTVQQALQDKGCESKSQGTKEDKLLKRQAPAPRRDRKAPEAGGTVNVGKTGGRLFGIGRCSSLSGSPGPDPVVHRTVEAMSQLQEELVVLRERLALHDSDRQATTTQLQNQVENLKEKFISQAQEVSQLRSELGGTDVEKHRDRLMVENEQLRQELRRCEVELQELRAQPVAPCEGCEHSQESTQLRDRLSQLQLEVAENKGMLSELNLEVQQKTDRLAEVELRLKDCLAEKAQEEERLSRRLRDSHETIASLKAQSPPVKYVIKTVEVESPKTKQALSESQTRNQHLQEQVAMQRQVLKEMEQQLQNSHKLTVQLRAQIAMYEAELERAHGQMLEEMQSLEEDKNRAIEEAFARAQVEMKAVHENLAGVRTNLLTLQPALRTLTNDYNGLKRQVRGFPLLLQEALRGVKAEISQAIQDVNSNNQELLRKYRRELQLRKKCHNELVRLKGNIRVIARVRPVTKEDGEGPEATNAVTFDPDDDSIIHLLHKGKPVSFELDKVFSPCASQQDVFQEVQDLITSCIDGFNVCIFAYGQTGAGKTYTMEGTPENPGINQRALQLLFSEVQEKASDWQYKITVSAAEIYNEVLRDLLGKEPQEKLEIRLCPDGSGQLYVPGLTEFQVQSVDDINKVFEFGYNNRTTEFTNLNEHSSRSHALLIVTVRGADCSTGLCTTGKLNLVDLAGSERVCKSGAEGNRLREAQHINRSLAALGDVIAALRSRQGHVPFRNSKLTYLLQDSLSGDSKTLMVVQVSPVEKNTSETLYSLKFAERVRSVELGPGSRRTELGSWSSQEHLEWEPACQTPQPTARAHSAPGSGTSSRPGSIRRKLQPSA; via the exons ATGTGTTACCTTAACAAACCCCAAGCCGGCTGCTCGGAGAAGACGTTCATTGGCTGGGGAGCAGGGGCGCAGCTGGAGAGGGTATACGGCGGGCTGGGCGCCTGTAGAGACAGG CCTGCCCGGCACCCACAAGAAGTTGCTGAGCCCCGGGCCATGGTCCCGTCTCGCAGGACGTGGAACTTGGGAGCCACGCCTTCACTGCGGGGCCTGTGGAGAGTGGGCCGGGTCCAGGAGCCCAAGCCTGGGATGGCTCGCCCCGCCCCAGCCAGCCCAGCCGCCCGCCCTTTCCCACACACCGGCCCGGGGAGGTTGAGAACTG GGCGTGGAAAAGATATCCTAACTGGTGGTGAGGAAGACTCCACCGCCCGGAGCACAGCTCGGCCGTCTCTGGCACAGTGCAGGGCCCTCAGTGTGGACTGGCCCCGCCCTCGGAGTCCCCACAGACTCTACCTGACAGTACAG CAGGCCCTGCAGGACAAGGGGTGCGAGAGCAAGAGTCAGGGGACGAAAGAAGACAAGCTCCTGAAGAGGCAGGCGCCGGCCCCCAGGCGGGACCGGAAGGCCCCCGAAGCTGGTGGTACCGTGAATGTAGGAAAAACAG GTGGGCGGCTCTTTGGCATCGGGAGGTGCTCAAGCCTGTCGGGGTCACCAGGCCCAGACCCTGTGGTACATAGGACCGTGGAGGCCATGTCCCAGCTTCAGGAGGAGCTGGTAGTCCTTCGGGAGAGGCTGGCCCTCCATGACAGTGACCGGCAAGCCACAACCACCCAGCTGCAGAACCAG GTAGAGAATCTAAAGGAAAAGTTCATTAGCCAGGCCCAGGAAGTGAGCCAACTGCGATCAGAACTG GGAGGCACGGACGTGGAAAAGCACCGAGACAGGCTGATGGTGGAAAATGAGCAGctaaggcaggagctgaggcgCTGTGAGGTGGAGCTGCAGGAGCTTCGGGCACAGCCAGTGGCGCCCTGCGAGGGCTGTGAGCACAGCCAG GAGAGCACCCAGCTCCGTGACAGGCTGTCCCAGCTGCAGCTGGAAGTGGCTGAGAACAAAGGCATGCTGTCCGAGCTGAACCTGGAGGTTCAGCAGAAGACGGACCGCCTGGCAGAGGTAGAGCTGCGCCTCAAGGACTGCTTGGCCGAGAAAGCACAGGAGGAGGAACGGCTTAGCCGGCGCCTGCGAGACAGCCACGAGACTATCGCCAGTCTGAAGGCCCAGTCCCCACCTGTGAAG TATGTCATCAAGACCGTGGAGGTGGAGTCACCCAAGACCAAGCAGGCCCTCAGCGAGTCCCAGACCCGGAACCAGCACCTGCAGGAGCAGGTGGCCATGCAGCGGCAGGTGCTTAAAGAGATGGAACAGCAGCTGCAGAACTCCCATAAGCTGACAGTACAGCTGCGGGCTCAG ATTGCCATGTATGAGGCAGAGCTGGAGCGGGCACATGGGCAGATGCTGGAGGAGATGCAGTCCCTGGAGGAGGATAAGAACCGGGCCATTGAGGAGGCCTTCGCACGGGCCCAGGTGGAGATGAAGGCTGTACACGAGAACCTTGCAG GCGTTAGAACCAACCTGCTGACCCTGCAGCCTGCACTGAGGACCCTCACCAATGACTACAACGGGCTCAAGCGCCAGGTGCGGGGTTTCCCCCTGCTGCTGCAGGAGGCCCTCAGGGGTGTGAAAGCTGAG ATCAGCCAGGCCATTCAGGATGTTAACAGCAACAACCAGGAGCTGTTGCGCAAGTACCGCCGGGAACTGCAGCTGCGCAAGAAATGCCATAACGAGCTGGTGCGGCTGAAGG GGAACATCCGGGTGATTGCGAGAGTCCGGCCAGTCACCAAGGAGGATGGGGAAGGCCCTGAGGCAACCAATGCTGTGACCTTTGATCCTGATGATGACTCCATCATCCACCTACTACACAAGGGCAAGCCTGTGTCTTTTGAGCTGGACAAGGTCTTCTCCCCATGTGCCTCACAGCAGGAT GTGTTCCAGGAGGTGCAAGACCTTATCACCTCCTGCATCGATGGCTTCAATGTCTGCATCTTTGCTTATGGCCAGACAGGTGCCGGCAAGACATATACAATGGAG GGGACCCCCGAGAACCCAGGCATTAATCAGCGGGCCCTGCAGCTGCTCTTCTCTGAGGTGCAGGAGAAGGCATCCGACTGGCAGTACAAAATCACAGTCAGCGCAGCTGAGATTTACAATGAGGTCCTCAG AGACCTGCTAGGGAAAGAGCCTCAGGAGAAGCTGGAGATCCGACTGTGCCCAGATGGCAGTGGGCAGCTGTATGTGCCAGGGCTGACCGAGTTCCAGGTGCAGAGTGTGGATGACATCAACAAG GTGTTTGAGTTTGGCTACAACAACCGCACCACGGAGTTCACCAACCTGAATGAACACAGCTCCCGCTCCCACGCTCTGCTTATCGTGACAGTGCGAGGTGCGGACTGCAGCACAGGCCTCTGCACCACGG GGAAGCTGAACCTGGTGGACCTGGCTGGCTCAGAGCGTGTGTGCAAGTCAGGGGCCGAAGGCAACCGCCTTCGAGAGGCACAGCACATCAACAGGTCACTGGCCGCCTTGGGGGATGTCATCGCTGCCCTGCGCTCTCGACAGGGCCATGTGCCCTTCCGAAATTCCAAGCTCACCTACCTGCTGCAGGACTCACTCAGTGGTGACAGCAAGACTCTCATGGTAGTACAG GTGTCCCCCGTGGAGAAGAACACCAGCGAGACTCTGTACTCCCTCAAGTTTGCTGAAAGGGTTCGCTCTGTGGAGTTGGGCCCTGGGTCCCGACGCACAGAGTTGGGTTCCTGGTCAAGTCAGGAGCATCTGGAG TGGGAGCCGGCCTGCCAGACACCACAGCCTACAGCGCGAGCCCATTCTGCCCCTGGCTCTGGGACCAGTAGCCGCCCAGGCTCCATCAGAAGGAAGCTGCAGCCGTCAG CCTGA
- the Kifc3 gene encoding kinesin-like protein KIFC3 isoform X1 — protein sequence MCYLNKPQAGCSEKTFIGWGAGAQLERVYGGLGACRDRPARHPQEVAEPRAMVPSRRTWNLGATPSLRGLWRVGRVQEPKPGMARPAPASPAARPFPHTGPGRLRTGRGKDILTGGEEDSTARSTARPSLAQCRALSVDWPRPRSPHRLYLTVQQALQDKGCESKSQGTKEDKLLKRQAPAPRRDRKAPEAGGTVNVGKTGGRLFGIGRCSSLSGSPGPDPVVHRTVEAMSQLQEELVVLRERLALHDSDRQATTTQLQNQVENLKEKFISQAQEVSQLRSELGGTDVEKHRDRLMVENEQLRQELRRCEVELQELRAQPVAPCEGCEHSQESTQLRDRLSQLQLEVAENKGMLSELNLEVQQKTDRLAEVELRLKDCLAEKAQEEERLSRRLRDSHETIASLKAQSPPVKYVIKTVEVESPKTKQALSESQTRNQHLQEQVAMQRQVLKEMEQQLQNSHKLTVQLRAQIAMYEAELERAHGQMLEEMQSLEEDKNRAIEEAFARAQVEMKAVHENLAGVRTNLLTLQPALRTLTNDYNGLKRQVRGFPLLLQEALRGVKAEISQAIQDVNSNNQELLRKYRRELQLRKKCHNELVRLKGNIRVIARVRPVTKEDGEGPEATNAVTFDPDDDSIIHLLHKGKPVSFELDKVFSPCASQQDVFQEVQDLITSCIDGFNVCIFAYGQTGAGKTYTMEGTPENPGINQRALQLLFSEVQEKASDWQYKITVSAAEIYNEVLRDLLGKEPQEKLEIRLCPDGSGQLYVPGLTEFQVQSVDDINKVFEFGYNNRTTEFTNLNEHSSRSHALLIVTVRGADCSTGLCTTGKLNLVDLAGSERVCKSGAEGNRLREAQHINRSLAALGDVIAALRSRQGHVPFRNSKLTYLLQDSLSGDSKTLMVVQVSPVEKNTSETLYSLKFAERVRSVELGPGSRRTELGSWSSQEHLEWEPACQTPQPTARAHSAPGSGTSSRPGSIRRKLQPSGKLRPVPV from the exons ATGTGTTACCTTAACAAACCCCAAGCCGGCTGCTCGGAGAAGACGTTCATTGGCTGGGGAGCAGGGGCGCAGCTGGAGAGGGTATACGGCGGGCTGGGCGCCTGTAGAGACAGG CCTGCCCGGCACCCACAAGAAGTTGCTGAGCCCCGGGCCATGGTCCCGTCTCGCAGGACGTGGAACTTGGGAGCCACGCCTTCACTGCGGGGCCTGTGGAGAGTGGGCCGGGTCCAGGAGCCCAAGCCTGGGATGGCTCGCCCCGCCCCAGCCAGCCCAGCCGCCCGCCCTTTCCCACACACCGGCCCGGGGAGGTTGAGAACTG GGCGTGGAAAAGATATCCTAACTGGTGGTGAGGAAGACTCCACCGCCCGGAGCACAGCTCGGCCGTCTCTGGCACAGTGCAGGGCCCTCAGTGTGGACTGGCCCCGCCCTCGGAGTCCCCACAGACTCTACCTGACAGTACAG CAGGCCCTGCAGGACAAGGGGTGCGAGAGCAAGAGTCAGGGGACGAAAGAAGACAAGCTCCTGAAGAGGCAGGCGCCGGCCCCCAGGCGGGACCGGAAGGCCCCCGAAGCTGGTGGTACCGTGAATGTAGGAAAAACAG GTGGGCGGCTCTTTGGCATCGGGAGGTGCTCAAGCCTGTCGGGGTCACCAGGCCCAGACCCTGTGGTACATAGGACCGTGGAGGCCATGTCCCAGCTTCAGGAGGAGCTGGTAGTCCTTCGGGAGAGGCTGGCCCTCCATGACAGTGACCGGCAAGCCACAACCACCCAGCTGCAGAACCAG GTAGAGAATCTAAAGGAAAAGTTCATTAGCCAGGCCCAGGAAGTGAGCCAACTGCGATCAGAACTG GGAGGCACGGACGTGGAAAAGCACCGAGACAGGCTGATGGTGGAAAATGAGCAGctaaggcaggagctgaggcgCTGTGAGGTGGAGCTGCAGGAGCTTCGGGCACAGCCAGTGGCGCCCTGCGAGGGCTGTGAGCACAGCCAG GAGAGCACCCAGCTCCGTGACAGGCTGTCCCAGCTGCAGCTGGAAGTGGCTGAGAACAAAGGCATGCTGTCCGAGCTGAACCTGGAGGTTCAGCAGAAGACGGACCGCCTGGCAGAGGTAGAGCTGCGCCTCAAGGACTGCTTGGCCGAGAAAGCACAGGAGGAGGAACGGCTTAGCCGGCGCCTGCGAGACAGCCACGAGACTATCGCCAGTCTGAAGGCCCAGTCCCCACCTGTGAAG TATGTCATCAAGACCGTGGAGGTGGAGTCACCCAAGACCAAGCAGGCCCTCAGCGAGTCCCAGACCCGGAACCAGCACCTGCAGGAGCAGGTGGCCATGCAGCGGCAGGTGCTTAAAGAGATGGAACAGCAGCTGCAGAACTCCCATAAGCTGACAGTACAGCTGCGGGCTCAG ATTGCCATGTATGAGGCAGAGCTGGAGCGGGCACATGGGCAGATGCTGGAGGAGATGCAGTCCCTGGAGGAGGATAAGAACCGGGCCATTGAGGAGGCCTTCGCACGGGCCCAGGTGGAGATGAAGGCTGTACACGAGAACCTTGCAG GCGTTAGAACCAACCTGCTGACCCTGCAGCCTGCACTGAGGACCCTCACCAATGACTACAACGGGCTCAAGCGCCAGGTGCGGGGTTTCCCCCTGCTGCTGCAGGAGGCCCTCAGGGGTGTGAAAGCTGAG ATCAGCCAGGCCATTCAGGATGTTAACAGCAACAACCAGGAGCTGTTGCGCAAGTACCGCCGGGAACTGCAGCTGCGCAAGAAATGCCATAACGAGCTGGTGCGGCTGAAGG GGAACATCCGGGTGATTGCGAGAGTCCGGCCAGTCACCAAGGAGGATGGGGAAGGCCCTGAGGCAACCAATGCTGTGACCTTTGATCCTGATGATGACTCCATCATCCACCTACTACACAAGGGCAAGCCTGTGTCTTTTGAGCTGGACAAGGTCTTCTCCCCATGTGCCTCACAGCAGGAT GTGTTCCAGGAGGTGCAAGACCTTATCACCTCCTGCATCGATGGCTTCAATGTCTGCATCTTTGCTTATGGCCAGACAGGTGCCGGCAAGACATATACAATGGAG GGGACCCCCGAGAACCCAGGCATTAATCAGCGGGCCCTGCAGCTGCTCTTCTCTGAGGTGCAGGAGAAGGCATCCGACTGGCAGTACAAAATCACAGTCAGCGCAGCTGAGATTTACAATGAGGTCCTCAG AGACCTGCTAGGGAAAGAGCCTCAGGAGAAGCTGGAGATCCGACTGTGCCCAGATGGCAGTGGGCAGCTGTATGTGCCAGGGCTGACCGAGTTCCAGGTGCAGAGTGTGGATGACATCAACAAG GTGTTTGAGTTTGGCTACAACAACCGCACCACGGAGTTCACCAACCTGAATGAACACAGCTCCCGCTCCCACGCTCTGCTTATCGTGACAGTGCGAGGTGCGGACTGCAGCACAGGCCTCTGCACCACGG GGAAGCTGAACCTGGTGGACCTGGCTGGCTCAGAGCGTGTGTGCAAGTCAGGGGCCGAAGGCAACCGCCTTCGAGAGGCACAGCACATCAACAGGTCACTGGCCGCCTTGGGGGATGTCATCGCTGCCCTGCGCTCTCGACAGGGCCATGTGCCCTTCCGAAATTCCAAGCTCACCTACCTGCTGCAGGACTCACTCAGTGGTGACAGCAAGACTCTCATGGTAGTACAG GTGTCCCCCGTGGAGAAGAACACCAGCGAGACTCTGTACTCCCTCAAGTTTGCTGAAAGGGTTCGCTCTGTGGAGTTGGGCCCTGGGTCCCGACGCACAGAGTTGGGTTCCTGGTCAAGTCAGGAGCATCTGGAG TGGGAGCCGGCCTGCCAGACACCACAGCCTACAGCGCGAGCCCATTCTGCCCCTGGCTCTGGGACCAGTAGCCGCCCAGGCTCCATCAGAAGGAAGCTGCAGCCGTCAG gGAAGTTGAGGCCAGTGCCTGTGTGA
- the Kifc3 gene encoding kinesin-like protein KIFC3 isoform X5, whose amino-acid sequence MCYLNKPQAGCSEKTFIGWGAGAQLERPARHPQEVAEPRAMVPSRRTWNLGATPSLRGLWRVGRVQEPKPGMARPAPASPAARPFPHTGPGRLRTGRGKDILTGGEEDSTARSTARPSLAQCRALSVDWPRPRSPHRLYLTVQQALQDKGCESKSQGTKEDKLLKRQAPAPRRDRKAPEAGGTVNVGKTGGRLFGIGRCSSLSGSPGPDPVVHRTVEAMSQLQEELVVLRERLALHDSDRQATTTQLQNQVENLKEKFISQAQEVSQLRSELGGTDVEKHRDRLMVENEQLRQELRRCEVELQELRAQPVAPCEGCEHSQESTQLRDRLSQLQLEVAENKGMLSELNLEVQQKTDRLAEVELRLKDCLAEKAQEEERLSRRLRDSHETIASLKAQSPPVKYVIKTVEVESPKTKQALSESQTRNQHLQEQVAMQRQVLKEMEQQLQNSHKLTVQLRAQIAMYEAELERAHGQMLEEMQSLEEDKNRAIEEAFARAQVEMKAVHENLAGVRTNLLTLQPALRTLTNDYNGLKRQVRGFPLLLQEALRGVKAEISQAIQDVNSNNQELLRKYRRELQLRKKCHNELVRLKGNIRVIARVRPVTKEDGEGPEATNAVTFDPDDDSIIHLLHKGKPVSFELDKVFSPCASQQDVFQEVQDLITSCIDGFNVCIFAYGQTGAGKTYTMEGTPENPGINQRALQLLFSEVQEKASDWQYKITVSAAEIYNEVLRDLLGKEPQEKLEIRLCPDGSGQLYVPGLTEFQVQSVDDINKVFEFGYNNRTTEFTNLNEHSSRSHALLIVTVRGADCSTGLCTTGKLNLVDLAGSERVCKSGAEGNRLREAQHINRSLAALGDVIAALRSRQGHVPFRNSKLTYLLQDSLSGDSKTLMVVQVSPVEKNTSETLYSLKFAERVRSVELGPGSRRTELGSWSSQEHLEWEPACQTPQPTARAHSAPGSGTSSRPGSIRRKLQPSGKLRPVPV is encoded by the exons ATGTGTTACCTTAACAAACCCCAAGCCGGCTGCTCGGAGAAGACGTTCATTGGCTGGGGAGCAGGGGCGCAGCTGGAGAGG CCTGCCCGGCACCCACAAGAAGTTGCTGAGCCCCGGGCCATGGTCCCGTCTCGCAGGACGTGGAACTTGGGAGCCACGCCTTCACTGCGGGGCCTGTGGAGAGTGGGCCGGGTCCAGGAGCCCAAGCCTGGGATGGCTCGCCCCGCCCCAGCCAGCCCAGCCGCCCGCCCTTTCCCACACACCGGCCCGGGGAGGTTGAGAACTG GGCGTGGAAAAGATATCCTAACTGGTGGTGAGGAAGACTCCACCGCCCGGAGCACAGCTCGGCCGTCTCTGGCACAGTGCAGGGCCCTCAGTGTGGACTGGCCCCGCCCTCGGAGTCCCCACAGACTCTACCTGACAGTACAG CAGGCCCTGCAGGACAAGGGGTGCGAGAGCAAGAGTCAGGGGACGAAAGAAGACAAGCTCCTGAAGAGGCAGGCGCCGGCCCCCAGGCGGGACCGGAAGGCCCCCGAAGCTGGTGGTACCGTGAATGTAGGAAAAACAG GTGGGCGGCTCTTTGGCATCGGGAGGTGCTCAAGCCTGTCGGGGTCACCAGGCCCAGACCCTGTGGTACATAGGACCGTGGAGGCCATGTCCCAGCTTCAGGAGGAGCTGGTAGTCCTTCGGGAGAGGCTGGCCCTCCATGACAGTGACCGGCAAGCCACAACCACCCAGCTGCAGAACCAG GTAGAGAATCTAAAGGAAAAGTTCATTAGCCAGGCCCAGGAAGTGAGCCAACTGCGATCAGAACTG GGAGGCACGGACGTGGAAAAGCACCGAGACAGGCTGATGGTGGAAAATGAGCAGctaaggcaggagctgaggcgCTGTGAGGTGGAGCTGCAGGAGCTTCGGGCACAGCCAGTGGCGCCCTGCGAGGGCTGTGAGCACAGCCAG GAGAGCACCCAGCTCCGTGACAGGCTGTCCCAGCTGCAGCTGGAAGTGGCTGAGAACAAAGGCATGCTGTCCGAGCTGAACCTGGAGGTTCAGCAGAAGACGGACCGCCTGGCAGAGGTAGAGCTGCGCCTCAAGGACTGCTTGGCCGAGAAAGCACAGGAGGAGGAACGGCTTAGCCGGCGCCTGCGAGACAGCCACGAGACTATCGCCAGTCTGAAGGCCCAGTCCCCACCTGTGAAG TATGTCATCAAGACCGTGGAGGTGGAGTCACCCAAGACCAAGCAGGCCCTCAGCGAGTCCCAGACCCGGAACCAGCACCTGCAGGAGCAGGTGGCCATGCAGCGGCAGGTGCTTAAAGAGATGGAACAGCAGCTGCAGAACTCCCATAAGCTGACAGTACAGCTGCGGGCTCAG ATTGCCATGTATGAGGCAGAGCTGGAGCGGGCACATGGGCAGATGCTGGAGGAGATGCAGTCCCTGGAGGAGGATAAGAACCGGGCCATTGAGGAGGCCTTCGCACGGGCCCAGGTGGAGATGAAGGCTGTACACGAGAACCTTGCAG GCGTTAGAACCAACCTGCTGACCCTGCAGCCTGCACTGAGGACCCTCACCAATGACTACAACGGGCTCAAGCGCCAGGTGCGGGGTTTCCCCCTGCTGCTGCAGGAGGCCCTCAGGGGTGTGAAAGCTGAG ATCAGCCAGGCCATTCAGGATGTTAACAGCAACAACCAGGAGCTGTTGCGCAAGTACCGCCGGGAACTGCAGCTGCGCAAGAAATGCCATAACGAGCTGGTGCGGCTGAAGG GGAACATCCGGGTGATTGCGAGAGTCCGGCCAGTCACCAAGGAGGATGGGGAAGGCCCTGAGGCAACCAATGCTGTGACCTTTGATCCTGATGATGACTCCATCATCCACCTACTACACAAGGGCAAGCCTGTGTCTTTTGAGCTGGACAAGGTCTTCTCCCCATGTGCCTCACAGCAGGAT GTGTTCCAGGAGGTGCAAGACCTTATCACCTCCTGCATCGATGGCTTCAATGTCTGCATCTTTGCTTATGGCCAGACAGGTGCCGGCAAGACATATACAATGGAG GGGACCCCCGAGAACCCAGGCATTAATCAGCGGGCCCTGCAGCTGCTCTTCTCTGAGGTGCAGGAGAAGGCATCCGACTGGCAGTACAAAATCACAGTCAGCGCAGCTGAGATTTACAATGAGGTCCTCAG AGACCTGCTAGGGAAAGAGCCTCAGGAGAAGCTGGAGATCCGACTGTGCCCAGATGGCAGTGGGCAGCTGTATGTGCCAGGGCTGACCGAGTTCCAGGTGCAGAGTGTGGATGACATCAACAAG GTGTTTGAGTTTGGCTACAACAACCGCACCACGGAGTTCACCAACCTGAATGAACACAGCTCCCGCTCCCACGCTCTGCTTATCGTGACAGTGCGAGGTGCGGACTGCAGCACAGGCCTCTGCACCACGG GGAAGCTGAACCTGGTGGACCTGGCTGGCTCAGAGCGTGTGTGCAAGTCAGGGGCCGAAGGCAACCGCCTTCGAGAGGCACAGCACATCAACAGGTCACTGGCCGCCTTGGGGGATGTCATCGCTGCCCTGCGCTCTCGACAGGGCCATGTGCCCTTCCGAAATTCCAAGCTCACCTACCTGCTGCAGGACTCACTCAGTGGTGACAGCAAGACTCTCATGGTAGTACAG GTGTCCCCCGTGGAGAAGAACACCAGCGAGACTCTGTACTCCCTCAAGTTTGCTGAAAGGGTTCGCTCTGTGGAGTTGGGCCCTGGGTCCCGACGCACAGAGTTGGGTTCCTGGTCAAGTCAGGAGCATCTGGAG TGGGAGCCGGCCTGCCAGACACCACAGCCTACAGCGCGAGCCCATTCTGCCCCTGGCTCTGGGACCAGTAGCCGCCCAGGCTCCATCAGAAGGAAGCTGCAGCCGTCAG gGAAGTTGAGGCCAGTGCCTGTGTGA